The genome window TTTTAATTGAGAAATTTGGAGTTGAAAAAGTTCTTTTTTCTGGAGTCGCAGGTGGAATTAGTAAAGATTTGAAAATCGGAGATTTGATCTATGCAACAAAACTTTCCCAGCATGATTTAGACATTACAGCATTTGGACACCCACACGGTTTTGTTCCCGAAGGTTCTGTTTTTGTTGAGAGTTCATCAGATTTAAACAGAATTGCCGATGAGGTCGCAACAGATTTGGGTGTGAAATTGAAAAGCGGAATTATCGCAAGTGGTGATCAATTTGTCGCTGATCCTAGTCGTAAAAGTTGGATTGAAAAAGAGTTTGGTGCTGATGCTGTTGAAATGGAGGGTGGTTCTGTTGCTGTCGTTTGTGATTCTCTCGGAATTCCTTTCTTTATTTTGAGAGCAATAAGTGATACGGCAGACGATTCGGCTGATGTTGATTTTGATACTTTCCTCCAAAAATCTGCAAAAGTGAGTGCAGACTTTGTTTTAAGAATGGTTGAAAAACTTTGAAATTAGTCGCAAATAATAAAGTCGCTTTTCACAACTACAATATTTTAGATAAATTTGAGGCGGGAATTGTTCTCGTTGGTGGTGAAGTAAAAGCAGTCCGTGCTGGTCGAGTCAATTTACGAGATAGTTATGTTCGGATCGATCGGGGCGAAATCTTTCTTTTACAGGCACATATTAGCCAACTTGAAACAACAAATCGTGCTTTTGGTTATGACGAAATCCGAAAACGGAAACTTCTTCTTCACAAAAGAGAGATAGAAAAACTTTTTGGAAAAGTATCAAAAACCGCTCTCACAATTGTTCCCACAAAACTCTATATCAATTCTAAAAATCTTATTAAAGTCGAAATTGGTCTTGCTGAAGGAAAAAAACTTCACGACAAACGACAAGCTTTAAAAGAGAAAGATTTGAAACGAGAAAGCGATCGAGCTATGAAAAATTTTCAATAGTTGATTTTTAGAAGAGAGAATCCGATGAGTTTCTCTCTTTTTTTGTAATTTTTATAAAAGGTTTTTTTTTGAAAAGAGTTTTAGTTACAGGCGGAAACGGAGCTTTAGGTAGTTCCTTGAATTTTGATAATTTTGAAATTATTAAACTCTCTAAAAAAGAGTTTGATTTTACAGACAGGGAAGAGAGTTTAAAAAAACTTTCTGAAATTTCGCCAGATGTGATAATTCATGCAGGAGCTTTTACAAATGTTGAAAAGTGTGAAGTTGAAAAAGATGAAACATATAGAATAAACACGATTGGAACACTAAATTTAGTAAATTGGGCAATTGATAAAAAAGTCTTTTTTGTTTATATTAGTAGCACTGGAATTTACGGAACAGAATTGGAGAAACCTTATACGGAATTTGATGAACCCAAACCAACAACAATTCACCATAAAAGTAAATTTGAAGCTGAAAAAATTGTACGGACTCATTTAAAAAAGCACCTCATCGTAAGAACTGGTTGGCTTTTTGGAGGTTCAATTGAAAGTCCAAAGAATTTTGTTTATAAAAGATTTTTAGAGGCAAAAAAAGTTGAAACTTTAGAAGCAAATAGTGTGCAAATTGGAAATCCAACTTTTGTGGAGAATTTGTCAAAGCAGTTGAAAGTTTTAATTGCCGATGAGGTTGTTGGAACTTTTAATATTACTGATCATGGTTCAGCTTCCAGATTCCAGTATATTTCAGAAATCACAAAACTTTTTGGATTAAAAACAGAAGTAGTTCCTACAAATAATTTTAAACGAATTGCTCCAGTTTCACATAATGAATCTGCAATAAATTATAAATTACAACTTTTAGGTCTCGATTTAATGGAAGATTGGAGAGTCTCTTTAAAACGATATATTTTAAATCTTATGGACTCAAAGAGAATTTAGAAGTTCTTATCTATTTTGTCAAGTGCCGAAATTGTTGTTCTTCTCAATTCCATCTGTTTTTCTAAAACTGCCATATCATATTCGTGGTTGTTTTTGAGTATCTCTTTTGTGATTTCTGAAATTATTTCAAGATGTTTGTCTGTTGTTTTTAGCGGTTCAAACTCTTGACCAAGCAGTAGTGAAATTGATTTTAAAATAGACTCGGACATATGTTTTATTGTTCCGTCAATGAGCAAACCAAAATTTTGAATAAGTATTGCTGTTTGAACGATGAGGTGTTCTGTATGGATAATTCTATCCGCCATTTCGCCAATTCTATCCGCCATAATTCCAATTTCTGATGCCATCCAAAGAACTCTATTCGCCATTTCACCAACCTCTTCACCTTTACTCGCAAACTGGTAGCCGTATTCCATTCCCTTACTTGCAAATTGGTAGCCATAATCCATTCCCTTACTTGCAAAAGTGTAAGCATCTTTTCCCATGTTTGAAGCAAATTTATAGGCATCATCTTCTGTTTTCATCACAAAATCGTGAGCTTTGTCCCGTGTATCAGATGTAAATTGATAGGCATCTTTTCCCATATTTGAAGCAAATTTGTAGGCATCGTCTTCTGTTTTTGTCGCAAATTTATAGGCGACATCTCTTGTTCCAGATGCAAAGTCTGACATCATTTGTCCAAAACCTTGGTTTTTATCATTTTCTTCTAAAATTACACGACTTTTTAAAAATTTCTCAAAAGTATTTACAAATCGTTCAACTTTTTCTAAATCTTGGTTTTCTGGATTTTCTAGGAGTGTTTCTGAAAAATTATAAAGATAACTTTCGAGATTTTGAAAAATTATCTCTATTTTCCCAACTTTCTCTTCTTGTTCTTCTAATGTTTCCAGTGAATCTAAAAGTTTTTCATTTCCTGAAAGTGCGGATAGTCGGAAAAGACCTTTTTTGGAGATTGCGACCTCATCGCCCTCTTTCTGAAAGTGTTTGCCCTCTTCTAATTTCTCTTGAAATTTCTGAAAAAGGCTCTCACTCTCTTCGGAGAGTTCTGAAAGTCTATTAAGAGAGACGGGAAACACTATTCTCGCCTCTTATTTTTTTGTTGCTTATCGTCTTTCGTTGTCAAACTGAGATTGTGCAACACTTTTTCTGTCATACACATATGGAATAAATGCAATTTGTCGAGACTTTTTGATCGCATCTGTTACCATATCTTGGTGTCTCTTACAGTTGCCTGTTAGTCTCCGAGGCATAATTTTAAATCTCTCAGAAAGAGAGTATTTGTAAGTATCAACATCTTTGTAGTCAATAAAATCAACTTTATCTGCACAATATTTGCAGTATCTTTTTTTAAACTTTCTTTTTTCAGCCATTTTTTTATCCTAAATAAAAATTAGAAAGGAACATTTCCATCCATATCACCGTTTATATCGATAACTGGTTCCTCTTTTTGTTTCCCACTGTTTTGTTGAGAATTTTGGTTGTTTCCATTAGGAGTATTATTATTGCCATTCCAACTGCCATTTCCAGAATTTTGATTCTGATAACTACCTTGATTTTGGTTGTAATTATTGTTATAACCGCCACCATTATTGTTGAAATTTCCATTGTTTTGTTGTGCAGAAGCTTTGCTTTCTGGAAAGTAGAAAGACTCGACGACAACAGAGTGTTTGCTTCTTTTTCCGCCATTTTGGTCAGTCCATTGATCAAATTGAAGTCTTCCCTCAATCAAAATTTTAGAACCTCGTTTAAAATATCTACCAATAGTATCAGCAGCTCCACCAAAAACAGTAAAATCTACGAACATCGTTTCATCTCGCATTTCACCGCTTTGTGCTTTTGTTTTTCTATTGACAGCAATACCACTTTTTCCAATAGCTAAACCACTTTGACCATGTCTAACTTCAATATCTCTAGTAAGATGACCTAACAACATAACTTTATTCATAACGACCTCCTAATTTGTCGGAAACTACTCTCCTTGCTTCTCTTCGCTTGGAGTCTCTTCAGGTGTTTCTTCTTTCTCTTCTACTTCAGGTTTTTTACCATTTGCAGTATCAACCATACCGTTAAAAGCAGAAACTTCTTTTTTGCTATCATATTTGATTGTAAGATATTTTAAAACATCTTCAGAAAGCTTTAAAAGTCTCTCTAATTCTTTGATAACAGAAGGGTTAGTTTTAAAATAAACAACACCGTAGAAACCTCTTTTGTTTTTGTCGATTTCGTAAGCGAGTTCTCTCATACCTAGTTCTTTATAAGCTAGGATTTCACCGCCATTTTTCTCAATAGCTTCTTTAATATTCTCAACTTTAGCACTGTTCTCTTCTGGAGTTAGTGTAGGTTTAAGAATAAAGACTTGTTCGTAATGTCTCAAAAAACACTCCTTATGGATTTTACCCTTTTTAGGGGCAAGGATTTTGAAACGGAAAGTATATCAAAACTAAAATTAAATTATTCGTCTTTCGATTTGGTGGGAAAGTGCTACAAGAATTTCGTAATCGATTGTTCCAAAAATTTGAGACAAATTACTTGTGTCATTAAAAATCTCTAAAACGGGTTCAGTTGAATTATAAATTGTGGAATCCATGGAAATTTTGCCAAAAGGTTGTTTTCCGTTTGGAGTTTTAAAAAGTGAATTTGTGATGACCTCATCGGAAAGTCGTCGAAAACCGTCGGCATATCCAATATCGTAGGCGGAAAGTTTTTCATTACCGACTTTTGAAATTCCTCCATATCCAACACGAAAATTCGGTTTCGCATTTCTTAATTCACCAACTTTTTCAGCAAAAAGTGATAAAACAGGTTTGAGTTTTGGAAAAAGAAGTGCTTTGTCTCCTTTTAAATATCCGTAAGAAGCAATTCCAACACGAACAATTTCATCTTCAATAATTTCAGTCCGAAAAACTCCCGCAGAATTGTTTGAGTGAAAATGAATATTTGGAAAGAATTTAGAAACTCTATTTTTGATATTTTTGAAAGTTTCCCTTTGAGTGAAAAGTGAAGTCGAAAGAACATCAGCTTCTCGAAAATGTGTAAAAACTCCACTAAGTTTAAAATTTTTCTCACGAATTTTCTCTAAAGCAGAATCCAATTCAGAAACAGAAATTCCAAGCCTGTGCATTCCCGTATCAATTTTTAATTCAATATTTTCAGAACTATATTTTTCAAAATCTGCCATCGAATTTATTGTGTAAAAAAAGTTTTCTCTTTTTACTACTTTTTTTGGTGCAAGAATCAAAATATAAGAAAATAAGTTCTCTATTTTTTCCGCTTCATCAACAGTCCGAACAACAGCCCGAGAAATTCCAAACTCTTTTGCCAATTTTGCAATTTCTACCAAACCGTGTCCATAAGCATTGTCTTTTAAAACAACAGAAATTTGATCAATATTTCTAACTCTTTTTGAGATTTC of Thiovulum sp. ES contains these proteins:
- a CDS encoding 5''-methylthioadenosine/S-adenosylhomocysteine nucleosidase (PFAM: Phosphorylase superfamily~TIGRFAM: 5'-methylthioadenosine/S-adenosylhomocysteine nucleosidase), with the protein product MRIGIIGAMREEIEPILEKVGDFQKIEYAKNIYYQATFGEHELFIVYSKIGKVFSTVTATVLIEKFGVEKVLFSGVAGGISKDLKIGDLIYATKLSQHDLDITAFGHPHGFVPEGSVFVESSSDLNRIADEVATDLGVKLKSGIIASGDQFVADPSRKSWIEKEFGADAVEMEGGSVAVVCDSLGIPFFILRAISDTADDSADVDFDTFLQKSAKVSADFVLRMVEKL
- a CDS encoding SsrA-binding protein (PFAM: SmpB protein~TIGRFAM: SsrA-binding protein): MKLVANNKVAFHNYNILDKFEAGIVLVGGEVKAVRAGRVNLRDSYVRIDRGEIFLLQAHISQLETTNRAFGYDEIRKRKLLLHKREIEKLFGKVSKTALTIVPTKLYINSKNLIKVEIGLAEGKKLHDKRQALKEKDLKRESDRAMKNFQ
- a CDS encoding dTDP-4-dehydrorhamnose reductase (PFAM: RmlD substrate binding domain~TIGRFAM: dTDP-4-dehydrorhamnose reductase), coding for MKRVLVTGGNGALGSSLNFDNFEIIKLSKKEFDFTDREESLKKLSEISPDVIIHAGAFTNVEKCEVEKDETYRINTIGTLNLVNWAIDKKVFFVYISSTGIYGTELEKPYTEFDEPKPTTIHHKSKFEAEKIVRTHLKKHLIVRTGWLFGGSIESPKNFVYKRFLEAKKVETLEANSVQIGNPTFVENLSKQLKVLIADEVVGTFNITDHGSASRFQYISEITKLFGLKTEVVPTNNFKRIAPVSHNESAINYKLQLLGLDLMEDWRVSLKRYILNLMDSKRI
- a CDS encoding ribosomal protein S18 (PFAM: Ribosomal protein S18~TIGRFAM: ribosomal protein S18), coding for MAEKRKFKKRYCKYCADKVDFIDYKDVDTYKYSLSERFKIMPRRLTGNCKRHQDMVTDAIKKSRQIAFIPYVYDRKSVAQSQFDNERR
- a CDS encoding single stranded DNA-binding protein (PFAM: Single-strand binding protein family~TIGRFAM: single stranded DNA-binding protein (ssb)), translating into MNKVMLLGHLTRDIEVRHGQSGLAIGKSGIAVNRKTKAQSGEMRDETMFVDFTVFGGAADTIGRYFKRGSKILIEGRLQFDQWTDQNGGKRSKHSVVVESFYFPESKASAQQNNGNFNNNGGGYNNNYNQNQGSYQNQNSGNGSWNGNNNTPNGNNQNSQQNSGKQKEEPVIDINGDMDGNVPF
- a CDS encoding ribosomal protein S6 (PFAM: Ribosomal protein S6~TIGRFAM: ribosomal protein S6) — translated: MRHYEQVFILKPTLTPEENSAKVENIKEAIEKNGGEILAYKELGMRELAYEIDKNKRGFYGVVYFKTNPSVIKELERLLKLSEDVLKYLTIKYDSKKEVSAFNGMVDTANGKKPEVEEKEETPEETPSEEKQGE
- a CDS encoding alanine racemase (PFAM: Alanine racemase, C-terminal domain; Alanine racemase, N-terminal domain~TIGRFAM: alanine racemase) codes for the protein MSYITISRENYFSNLTEISKRVRNIDQISVVLKDNAYGHGLVEIAKLAKEFGISRAVVRTVDEAEKIENLFSYILILAPKKVVKRENFFYTINSMADFEKYSSENIELKIDTGMHRLGISVSELDSALEKIREKNFKLSGVFTHFREADVLSTSLFTQRETFKNIKNRVSKFFPNIHFHSNNSAGVFRTEIIEDEIVRVGIASYGYLKGDKALLFPKLKPVLSLFAEKVGELRNAKPNFRVGYGGISKVGNEKLSAYDIGYADGFRRLSDEVITNSLFKTPNGKQPFGKISMDSTIYNSTEPVLEIFNDTSNLSQIFGTIDYEILVALSHQIERRII